The following are encoded together in the Conger conger chromosome 11, fConCon1.1, whole genome shotgun sequence genome:
- the setbp1 gene encoding SET-binding protein has translation MEEQEFSIKEASFAQGSLKLKIQTTKRAKKPPKSLENYICPPEIRITIKQPGEQRGAKQGRSCRGAKDEDKPLPRRKTYEKCFRSPEPEDRSDPVNFLGESMKPKHLPKSTLKHQLDWTKTQARGSTSTCQGNMMDSEPRKEAGINKNSLPDLTSTHTKTTQLKKVSESPSLIHFTPGMSSQITGSLIQPSSVSNGPLTSQPDSGQMTVTSLNKERCLQEVAEQVFGNIKRKYGRKDSTRTLMAHGSDHHWSKKPEIDFKPKTQDEKHPRDPEKVIDGESAGKSAEGDSEILPRSLPLPMDESKVHPGRKRRYRRSLKDQMPLEDLAEETLTSEITEKAERGFTEPKAPSKMESRVAKSVVERQPDVEQVAAVTAADLAGICPNRPRKNPVGRPRTVQSHPGKQEALKQQTLKGRWSYLKSKTSSHQKDNSGPTSAVPEPPSAYPITPSSPLYTNTDSLTVITPVKKKRGRPKKQPLLTVETIHEGTSTSPVSPIARESSGTVKKRRKRRNLAKLVQMTTINAAPSKQLKLNKKTGYAGVLDKKTIQTVNKMKLVTMQNILNEIWSCSTKSNLGLKSMAPMSNAVSTMASTIEARLGKQINVSKRGTIYIGKKRGRKPRADMKVQQDEHKASEKHPVPVSSQYENLVVPSNPPTTAAMPSPRAMQPLSVQAAGASGMLGPAAADTSLQDLKTMPNLQPISALPTKAPKGLHSSNWKLSPPRLMANSPSHLSEVASLKEVTLSPVSESHSEETIPSDSGIGTDNNSTSDQTEKGPASRRRYSFDFCGLDASDVAALEARNKAMRGHCPKHVTTVAVENFLTQESLKKQKHRRKRKGLQSRDDIQFLADLEELIGKFQVFRISHRSYNFYHENSYPSIFRINFDHYYPMPYFPYDPLHYLRRNSEIKSKRRRGRPAKANEPMTKMPFIQGFGYPIPSGNYYAPYAMPYTSMPIATSMMNLGYYGQYPAPVYLSHAVGSASSPFMRPAVPPPQFHPGAHMKLAAAAAKHKTKHGSHQMPAAGMDNAEPTLVPLKGGTSSLPSVRLHKRKHKHKHKHKEDELCSPQREDLGGLFSGAKKPGILGLLNERQEVSDKEPSLTKLKDKQRIQQSTDMLSRSSRNIFEVDTLSTLSLSDPQQCKRSRDLGDTMGNLHAACTRRHSESLRSRHELPPELFGGMQPPREEESAVRGRRRSLESFGMYREQNVVPFQNVRRETAQQIFHCPSPSLAEHNPLKRRFKRKEVEEIQCEVRKMCTFSKILSTKKNLDHVNKILKVKRLQRQAKTGNNMVKRRRGRPRKQPLLPDEDPVGPMPVLERCGDLPGKRPLRTGMPPGPLEFSNHDSISDTIEEVVHMARARANQPLPPGGKCWTKAAAGGEEGRAKRPRRGQDAGVSGRKPGGSGMSPSNY, from the exons acCTATGAGAAGTGCTTCAGGTCTCCTGAACCAGAGGATAGAAGTGATCCGGTGAACTTCCTGGGAGAGTCAATGAAACCAAAGCACCTGCCCAAAAGCACTCTGAAGCACCAACTGGATTGGACAAAGACACAAGCAAGGGGGTCTACATCTACATGCCAAGGGAACATGATGGATTCCGAACCAAGAAAAGAAGCAGGCATTAATAAGAACTCTCTCCCTGATCTGACAAGCACCCACACCAAAACAACACAGCTGAAGAAGGTCTCAGAGAGCCCATCTCTCATTCATTTCACCCCTGGAATGTCCAGCCAAATCACCGGCTCACTAATTCAACCATCTTCTGTGTCTAATGGACCGCTGACCTCACAGCCGGACAGTGGTCAGATGACGGTCACTTCTTTGAACAAAGAGAGATGCTTGCAGGAAGTTGCTGAGCAAGTGTTTGGGAACATCAAGAGGAAGTACGGCCGGAAAGACTCGACGAGGACCCTGATGGCCCATGGCTCAGATCACCATTGGAGTAAAAAGCCTGAGATCGACTTTAAACCCAAAACACAGGATGAGAAGCACCCTCGAGATCCAGAGAAGGTGATAGATGGGGAGAGTGCTGGAAAGAGTGCAGAAGGAGACAGTGAGATTCTGCCGAGATCCCTTCCTCTGCCGATGGATGAATCTAAAGTGCACccggggagaaagagaagataTCGACGATCACTTAAAGATCAAATGCCTTTAGAGGATTTAGCAGAGGAGACACTGACCTCTGAAATCACAGAGAAGGCCGAAAGAGGTTTTACAGAGCCAAAAGCACCCAGCAAGATGGAGTCAAGGGTAGCAAAATCTGTGGTGGAGAGACAGCCAGATGTGGAGCAAGTGGCAGCAGTAACTGCGGCCGATCTTGCTGGGATCTGTCCAAATAGGCCAAGGAAGAACCCAGTGGGAAGGCCCAGAACAGTCCAGTCCCATCCAGGAAAGCAAGAGGCtctgaagcagcagacactAAAGGGAAGGTGGTCATATCTGAAGTCCAAAACCTCCTCTCACCAGAAAGACAACAGTGGTCCAACATCGGCTGTCCCAGAGCCTCCTTCCGCCTATCCCATCACACCCTCCAGCCCGCTCTACACCAACACCGACAGCCTGACCGTCATCACACCTGTCAAAAAGAAGCGGGGCCGACCCAAGAAACAGCCTCTGCTTACAGTCGAAACCATTCACGAGGGAACGTCTACCAGCCCTGTGAGCCCCATAGCCAGGGAATCATCTGGAACTGTGAAGAAACGAAGGAAGAGGCGTAATTTAGCAAAATTGGTACAAATGACTACAATCAATGCAGCCCCAAGTAAACAACTGAAgctcaataaaaaaacaggctATGCTGGTGTCCTGGACAAGAAGACCATTCAGACGGTCAACAAGATGAAATTGGTTACAATGCAGAACATCTTGAATGAAATTTGGTCATGTTCTACTAAAAGCAACCTAGGACTAAAGTCTATGGCTCCCATGTCAAATGCAGTTTCAACTATGGCATCGACAATTGAGGCCCGGCTGGGCAAGCAGATCAATGTTAGTAAGAGAGGAACGATATACATTGGCAAGAAGAGGGGTAGAAAGCCAAGAGCCGACATGAAGGTCCAGCAAGATGAGCACAAAGCCAGTGAGAAGCACCCCGTGCCTGTTTCTAGCCAGTATGAGAACCTTGTAGTGCCTTCTAATCCACCAACTACAGCCGCGATGCCTTCTCCCCGGGCTATGCAGCCGCTCTCTGTCCAAGCTGCAGGAGCTAGCGGGATGCTAGGCCCCGCCGCAGCAGATACCAGCCTGCAGGACCTGAAGACCATGCCAAATCTGCAGCCCATCAGTGCGTTGCCCACAAAAGCTCCCAAGGGCTTGCACAGCAGCAACTGGAAGCTCTCTCCTCCACGGCTCATGGCCAATTCGCCTTCTCATCTCTCCGAGGTGGCATCTCTCAAAGAGGTCACCTTGTCCCCTGTGAGCGAGTCCCACAGTGAGGAAACGATTCCAAGTGACAGCGGGATCGGCACGGACAACAACAGCACGTCTGATCAAACAGAGAAAGGTCCAGCGTCCCGCAGGAGGTACTCTTTTGACTTCTGCGGCCTGGATGCCTCTGATGTTGCTGCGTTGGAGGCAAGGAACAAAGCCATGAGAGGGCACTGTCCGAAGCACGTCACCACAGTGGCTGTGGAGAATTTCCTCACCCAGGAGAGCCTGAAGAAGCAGAAGCATCGCCGAAAGCGTAAGGGTCTTCAGAGCCGGGATGACATTCAGTTTCTGGCCGACCTCGAGGAGCTTATCGGAAAGTTCCAGGTCTTCCGAATCTCTCATCGCAGCTACAACTTTTACCATGAGAATTCGTATCCAAGCATCTTCCGGATCAACTTTGACCACTACTACCCTATGCCGTACTTTCCTTACGACCCTCTGCACTATCTTCGCAGGAATTCGGAAATTAAGTCAAAGAGGAGACGCGGTAGGCCGGCCAAAGCCAATGAGCCAATGACGAAGATGCCTTTCATTCAAGGGTTTGGCTACCCGATTCCCAGCGGCAATTACTATGCACCCTACGCAATGCCTTATACGTCGATGCCTATTGCCACCAGTATGATGAACCTGGGCTATTATGGTCAGTATCCAGCTCCGGTGTACTTGTCCCATGCCGTTGGATCAGCAAGTTCTCCATTCATGAGGCCAGCAGTCCCCCCACCCCAGTTCCATCCTGGTGCCCATATGAAGTTGGCAGCTGCTGCCGCTAAACACAAAACCAAGCATGGTTCCCACCAGATGCCGGCAGCTGGAATGGATAATGCTGAGCCCACCTTGGTGCCTCTCAAAGGTGGCACCAGCAGCTTGCCAAGTGTACGGCTCcacaaacgcaaacacaaacacaagcacaaacacaaggaGGATGAGCTCTGCAGTCCCCAGAGGGAAGACTTGGGTGGGCTCTTCAGCGGGGCGAAGAAGCCTGGCATCCTGGGCCTTCTGAACGAACGGCAGGAGGTATCAGACAAAGAGCCCTCCCTGACTAAGCTGAAAGACAAGCAGCGGATTCAGCAAAGCACAGACATGCTGTCGAGAAGCTCTCGGAACATCTTCGAAGTGGACACCCTCTCCACTCTGTCCCTGTCCGATCCGCAGCAGTGCAAGCGCTCCCGCGACCTCGGAGACACAATGGGGAACCTCCATGCCGCCTGCACCCGCCGACACTCCGAAAGCCTGCGGTCCCGACACGAGTTGCCCCCAGAGCTGTTCGGGGGGATGCAGCCTCCTCGAGAGGAAGAATCCGCCGTACGTGGCAGGAGGCGGAGCTTGGAGAGCTTTGGGATGTACAGGGAACAAAATGTGGTGCCGTTCCAAAACGTCAGGAGGGAGACGGCACAGCAGATATTCCACTGCCCAAGTCCTTCGTTGGCAG AACATAATCCCCTGAAGAGGAGGTTCAAGCGGAAGGAGGTCGAGGAGATCCAGTGTGAGGTGCGCAAGATGTGCACCTTCTCCAAGATCCTCTCCACCAAGAAGAACCTGGACCACGTCAACAAGATCCTGAAGGTCAAGAGGCTGCAGCGGCAGGCCAAGACGGGCAACAACATGGTGAAGCGGAGACGGGGGAGGCCCAGGAAGCAGCCTCTGCTCCCGGACGAGGATCCCGTCGGCCCCATGCCCGTGCTGGAACGCTGTGGAGATCTCCCCGGGAAGAGGCCGCTCCGGACGGGAATGCCACCAGGACCGCTGGAGTTCTCCAACCACGACTCCATCTCGGACACCATCGAGGAGGTGGTGCATATGGCCCGGGCGAGGGCCAATCAGCCGCTGCCACCCGGGGGGAAGTGCTGGACCAAGGCTGCggcgggaggggaggagggtcgCGCCAAGCGGCCGCGGAGGGGGCAGGACGCCGGAGTCAGCGGGAGGAAGCCTGGAGGCTCGGGCATGTCACCGTCCAATTACTGA